The Episyrphus balteatus chromosome 4, idEpiBalt1.1, whole genome shotgun sequence genome includes a window with the following:
- the LOC129918558 gene encoding protein PBDC1, whose product MDVLERPAEEFVNDGLVEEMWAMKAMEHAEVYFNLICNIDPKSVKLSPFDDIIYTTFRQDFPNLKIDKILDDDLKTPEQKIKWRAFIEKFNKLEDFSYGTLLRSEASKEFSPENSLLVVRVQFLAIEIARNREGYNDAVREKFKPKFLPKPMTTSTPVEEST is encoded by the exons ATG gatGTCCTAGAAAGACCGGCTGAAGAATTTGTCAACGATGGCTTGGTTGAAGAAATGTGGGCAATGAAAGCTATGGAACATGCCGAAGTCTATTTTAAT cttatttgCAATATTGATCCAAAAAGTGTTAAATTATCACCTTTCGATGATATAATTTACACAACATTTAGACaagattttccaaatttaaaaattgataaaatcctCGACGATGATTTAAAAACACctgaacaaaaaatcaaatggagagcttttattgaaaaattcaataaattagaAGACTTTTCTTATGGAACTCTGCTCAGATCGGAAGCTAGTAAAGAATTCTCTCCGGAGAATTCGTTGCTTGTTGTGAGAGTGCAATTTCTTGCAATTGAAATAGCAAGAAATCGTGAAGGTTACAATGATGCTGTGAGAGAAAAGTTTAAGCCTAAATTCCTGCCTAAACCAATGACAACTTCAACACCTGTTGAAGAATCAACATAg